The stretch of DNA TTGGATATCTGCAAGAAGTGTGATACGATTTGCCGCGCCTAGATGGCACTTTCGACTCGGCTCGACTCGACTCCGGGTTTTCTGTGCGTCTGGTAGGATTTTGACGGCAGCTTGGATAGCATGAGCAGAAGTGCGATGGTCATGCGAGAATAAATGGCCCGTGATGGATGCTATGGGCATGGGAGACATAATGACTGCGACGACCTGGCCGGCATCGACTGTGGTCGATAGAAGGACATCGTGCCCCACTTCCGCACTTCAGCCCTCGGTGGCATACACAAAAGGATAGACATACAGCGGTATCCCGTCTAGACAAAAGTAAAGAGCTGACGTTCATCAAATTGTTTTCATACGATCACTCTGTCTATGGCTTAGGATAACTGAGAGCGAAAACGTTTCTGATTTCAGACAAAGTATAATCCTTTGCCAAAGCAAGCCGCAGCAACACGCGCGCCTTTTGCGGATTGTAGAATCCACTGCCGATAATGTAGTCATCTTCATCCGCCGGAACGAAACCATCTGAGCTTCTGTGACTTGCGACGATGGGTACTTGCGTGGCATTGAAGACAGCCTCGGCAGCTTCGCCAGCAGCTCCGGAGAGCGAGCCAGCGCCCATACCTGCGAACACCAGTCCTTTGGCACCTCCTGCCACTGCCAACGACGCCAAATCAGGCTCCATCTCTTGATGAGCATATAGGACGTCAACCGGCGGCAATGTCTCGAGGCCCGAAATGTCGAAGTGCTTTCGCCCGATAGGTCTCGATGGAGCATAATGGAAATGAGGAACCTGGTTGATGAAGAATCCAAGTTGGCCAGCTTCTGTGGAGAAGAAAGTGTCGAGGGAGTTGGCATTATTCTTCGTCGTATAGAAGGCTGATCCAATGCGATCGTTGAGCGAAATCATCGCGCCGCGACCCTTGGCATTGGCAGAAGTTGCTAATGTTACAGCTTGATAGAGATTCAAAGGTCCGTCAGCACTCAACGCAGTCGCCGGTCTCATCGCTCCCACGACCACGACAGGTTTCGGTGAGTCGATGACCagatcgaggaagaaggcagtCTCCTCCAATGAGTCGGTGCCATGAGTGACCACAACTCCAGATATTTCTGGCTTGCTCAATTCAGCCGTGATTGTCTCAGCCAGGGTGAGGAGAATGCTTGAATTGATGCTACCAGATCCAACATTCGATACCTGGAATCCGTTGATGTTGGATATGTTGAGAAGCTCGGGTACTGCATCTACAAGCTCTTGAACCCCCAGGCCCACGGAGTATCCGACAGTCTGGGTATTCGAAGTCCCTTGACTGGCGATCGTGCCACCAGTTGCGAAGATCGTCACATTTGGCAGGCTGGAGTTGACCGATGACGAGAAGTCGTACGGGACAGCTCGCTCGGCGACATCAGAAAGTGGGAACCCTGCCGCAAGGAGAGTAGTTGCCAGGATAAGCAGGAGCCTTGAAGTGCCGGCCATGGATGCGAAGGTCAAGGGTCGGTCTTTCCAACCTCCAGTGATCCAGATGCGATCTCAGCCTGGTCGATTGCGAATGGTCGTCTCTGTCGATTGCCCATGACTAGCATTCTCGAAGCACTTTGTTTTATACTCCATCCCCCCGCCATTAGGCACGGCGTGGCAGATAAAGCTCACTGAGCTCTCTGACTACAGTGCAATCAAGCTATCATCTTTCATGACAACTAGAATGGCCATACGATTGCCGGGCAGCATAAGTGCTTGGCGTGACGCACGTGCGCAGATAGGCAAGGGTATTCCTCGGGACTTGAGATCTCACCCCTGTGTGTGAGATGCAAGAGTGGCGCTCTTTCAGGCTGGACTGTGATCGTATGACGGATGGCGGGGATAACTGTCATGGAGCGCCATTTCATCGTCGCTCAGGTCGTGTTCATCCTTGATCTTCGAAGTGGGGTTCTTGCACTCGTCTTCAGTATGCACATGCACACATGGTCGCGACATCTCGACAGAGTCGGTCTTGTCTTTGTTGCTGAGCTTCTTGGTCGACGTCCAGAACCCACTTCCAAACAGCTTGATATGTCGTCCGATTGCCACGAATATCGGCCTGGTCGTTGTGATTGATccaaagatgatgatgaaccAGGTTTCGGTGAGTATCCAGATGACGATAGTCGCATAATCGTATTGAACATATAGCAAATTCGCAATCTGTACCGTTTTCACGATGCCGGCGATTCCTGCAATTGCTCCGCCCGCCATAACGATGCAGATTGCCGCTTTCAACTTTGGATTGATTTGTTGCAGTGGGCCAATAATCAAAACCACTGGATAAAATGCGAGCGACAAATCGCAAAAGGCGCCGTATGCGCCAGTGAAGAAGCCCATCTTCCTTGTGACAAGGATCAATTGGCACGTTCCAGGCTCCATGATGTTCCAAAGTCTGCTGGCCGGATCACACTGGTTGACTGTGAGGCCTACTTGAATGCCATTCACAATGAATTGAGATATGGCTATGAACCAAAGTACGATTCTTCCTTTTGGATACGTTGGGCCTTGTAGCTGCAGTAGCAAAGCTACCACGGCGAAGCGGCCAAAAACCGAGGACGTCATGGCCGTACAGCTAGCAATCGTGCCATAGAAGATGACCTGGGCGACTGTCTTGAGGCCTTGGTTTCCGTGTGCAGCAAACTCGTAGGAGACGGTGTAGATGATTTGTGCGGTCAATGCCAGCGCCACAGCTACCGTGACCCACACGAAGTCCCATCTTATGCCGCAAAAATTGCCGTCCGCTTTCTGTCGTGCAGCACTGGCTGCTCGTAAGACGTAAAGAACAGCTGCGATTGAGAACCACGTCCAGGTAATTGCCAGCAACGTATCTCCTCGGTCACCGTAGCTATAAGTGTCGCAGGTCAGTCAGTAGTCGTCTTGTAGGTACTTCTTGGGGGTGTGTTACAGGAATGCCGCGTTACCcatctcgtcttcgtcgttgtAGAGTACGGATGTTCTTCATCGGACGACAACAACAGAGCAAGAAGCCATGGAGCGGGTGCTCAAGTCCTAGAAATCGGTGCGAGCAGAAAGGCCGGGCGTATTGAGCGATGGCCAGTTTGGGACAGGATCCCTGTAGGCCCCGGATCTGCGTGGCAACACCCCCTGTGAATGCAGCAGAGACCTGCGAGACCTCAAAGGCTTTTACGACCGCAGTGCCAGACAAAACACCGACAAACCTCGGAGAGATCTTTTCAGTCATCACTAATTCTTACTACAACGTCAGGCCCTAGCACGTCTCTGCTCTCTATCAACGTGAGCCTCGGCCGGTCTCGGCAAGATGTCGAATTTACCGAGAAAGGTCTTCCTACACGTACGAGTGTTCAGAATAGCGATGGCTGTACCCATGTCAAGTTGCCGTCTGCCGCTAGGTAGATTATACCGAGCACTATCGTCAGAGTGGACGCTTTCCAACTTTGTTAACTTCCAGCATAGGCGGTCGCGCCTGTTGATTGCTTCGATTGCATGATTAGCTATGCGCAGGTCTGATTGCAAGAAGTGCACTGCCGCTACGACCATTCGCCGTTTGCACCAATGCCGGCAGAACAACAGATCCGGGGACTAGTGGAGAGACATGTGTGGACAGGACTCGGAAAGGTCGGTGCTCTTAAGCGCGCCTGTCACGGGACGCTACGATCTCCTCGAGGGTTGTATAATGATGGTGAATGATGATTTTCGTACGTACTTGCTGTGGCTTCCAAGTATTGTGTGTTCACAACTTAAGTGAAGGAGTCGAACTGCCCTGCTCGGATAAAAATTGTGCGATCGGCATGCCTCATCTGAGTCGCCTCGTAGTAGTACATGACTTCAATGCGAACAGAGGCCTAGGGAGAATGTAGAAGTTTTCAGGCGGTTTGGCGCTTAGGGTCCACTGACGACTCAGCACAAATCGCATTTGAGAGCCGAAATGCTCGAGCGCGCTCCGGCCACAGCGCACAACAGCAAGTGGGCCATTCGTTTTCTGATCAACCTTTCAGTCAATTGGATGTTGACTAGATGTTTTGTCCAGTCAGAAAGGTACAGGTTGCCAGACCATGGTCTTCTTTCATGTGCCTACGCAGAAAGCGATCGGATTCGGCCATTAACGGATGCAGTCGCTAGAGGATCGCGGCAAACCGAGGAGAATCGGAAGCAGCGTCTCGTGGCTCCGACTGACAGCATGCGACGCTCAGCTTTCGACTGAATGGGTGAGTCAACGTCATATATTCCACGTGGCCAGGGCATGAAACAGTGAGGCTTCGGTCCTTGCAATTGACTTTCAACACTGTCACCTGTGATTGTCAGTACTTCTCCCTGGGTGTAGACCATTCGTTGCCTCGTATAATCGGAAAAACAGCGAATCGGCTATAGCACTGAAGCGAGTACTTGAGGTGAGGTTGTGAGAATGATCCCTAGGATGCTGCAGGATGCATCAACAGCGGAGCCGCTCTCTCAAGGGGACTCACGCGAATGGCTGCCCAGTCTGGGTGTCCCGGTGCATGAGTACGGCCCTTCGCAACGGCCGCTAGGAATAGTAGGTTTCAAGACTGCGCGAGCACGCGGAGAAGTTTTGTCGTGTTGCAATGCTACCAGATCCCGAaccacttcttcttcacggGCTGCCTCTTGCCTTCAAAGTCGATGTAAGTGTCCTCGGCATGTTCTGGGTCAGCAGCCGAGGTTTCTTCCGTTCCAGGTGCTGCGATGATTGCATGGTCGGATGAAGCTTGATCAGTCGGTTGCCCATTGCTGTCGTGCAGAGCAGGTCCCATGCTTTCGTCCTCCTCTTTTGCGCTCCAACCTCCAAAAAGCCCTCCTTCTGCCTGATCCAACCCGTGCGCCTTTCGATATTCGGAACGCTTCCTCACATCATCTACCTTTTGTTTTCTCTTTTCAGCCGTCTGGGCGGAGACGTAAGCAACATGTAAGTCGTATGCCTCGATCCAACGGCCAATGTACGCGATGGGATGGGAGAAGAACATGCTTCGCGGAGGCAGCATATCGCGGTAAGGAGTGTTGTGCAAGAAATCTGTGATCCAAATGCCCAAGACCAGTGAGATCAAGATACTCTGAAAGACATTAGTCATGCAGGAGGAGCGTCCGGCGGCGTGCGCATACCAACGAGATCCATAAGTGGATAGTACGGTTCGTGAGGAACCAGTGCAGGAAGGTGCCCTCAGGCGGCATCATGTGTGGGTAGCGCCTCGTCTTCTGGGCCTGAGTGAGGTCGGGGCCATACGTGTATCTGGTCTTGCTCTTCAGGCGAGACGGATGTGAGGGCGGACGAAACTTGTCGGGCTTCTCCAGCACTCGCGGCTTCGGCGGCGTAGGTTTTTCGCTGGACGCATATCGTACTGGCGGCAGCGTCCGCAGTCGCTGCAATTGTCGCGCATGCATCGAGAAGCCGGCGCGAGGCACGGCGAGGCGTAACGATGCCATGGCTGACGACTGCATAGCGGCACGTGGAGTGAGACGTGC from Cercospora beticola chromosome 1, complete sequence encodes:
- a CDS encoding uncharacterized protein (antiSMASH:Cluster_2) gives rise to the protein MGNAAFLYGDRGDTLLAITWTWFSIAAVLYVLRAASAARQKADGNFCGIRWDFVWVTVAVALALTAQIIYTVSYEFAAHGNQGLKTVAQVIFYGTIASCTAMTSSVFGRFAVVALLLQLQGPTYPKGRIVLWFIAISQFIVNGIQVGLTVNQCDPASRLWNIMEPGTCQLILVTRKMGFFTGAYGAFCDLSLAFYPVVLIIGPLQQINPKLKAAICIVMAGGAIAGIAGIVKTVQIANLLYVQYDYATIVIWILTETWFIIIFGSITTTRPIFVAIGRHIKLFGSGFWTSTKKLSNKDKTDSVEMSRPCVHVHTEDECKNPTSKIKDEHDLSDDEMALHDSYPRHPSYDHSPA
- a CDS encoding uncharacterized protein (antiSMASH:Cluster_2), whose protein sequence is MQSSAMASLRLAVPRAGFSMHARQLQRLRTLPPVRYASSEKPTPPKPRVLEKPDKFRPPSHPSRLKSKTRYTYGPDLTQAQKTRRYPHMMPPEGTFLHWFLTNRTIHLWISLSILISLVLGIWITDFLHNTPYRDMLPPRSMFFSHPIAYIGRWIEAYDLHVAYVSAQTAEKRKQKVDDVRKRSEYRKAHGLDQAEGGLFGGWSAKEEDESMGPALHDSNGQPTDQASSDHAIIAAPGTEETSAADPEHAEDTYIDFEGKRQPVKKKWFGIW
- a CDS encoding uncharacterized protein (antiSMASH:Cluster_2), whose amino-acid sequence is MAGTSRLLLILATTLLAAGFPLSDVAERAVPYDFSSSVNSSLPNVTIFATGGTIASQGTSNTQTVGYSVGLGVQELVDAVPELLNISNINGFQVSNVGSGSINSSILLTLAETITAELSKPEISGVVVTHGTDSLEETAFFLDLVIDSPKPVVVVGAMRPATALSADGPLNLYQAVTLATSANAKGRGAMISLNDRIGSAFYTTKNNANSLDTFFSTEAGQLGFFINQVPHFHYAPSRPIGRKHFDISGLETLPPVDVLYAHQEMEPDLASLAVAGGAKGLVFAGMGAGSLSGAAGEAAEAVFNATQVPIVASHRSSDGFVPADEDDYIIGSGFYNPQKARVLLRLALAKDYTLSEIRNVFALSYPKP